The following coding sequences are from one Planifilum fulgidum window:
- a CDS encoding YIP1 family protein, producing the protein MGAVFLFSVGAGPLFCMIYSAVFYGLERFVGGKGRWRDVQTATAAAMLPGVAKLILWLMQLAVFREEAWMELTFRIDSSFFLLVAYFFFLLLDAILTVWAIVILAGAVSEAHEFPLWKGWLLVLTGIGLGCVQIRI; encoded by the coding sequence GTGGGCGCCGTTTTTCTGTTCAGCGTCGGAGCGGGGCCTTTGTTCTGTATGATATACAGCGCTGTGTTTTACGGACTGGAACGGTTTGTTGGCGGCAAGGGTCGCTGGCGGGATGTGCAGACGGCGACGGCGGCGGCCATGCTGCCGGGTGTGGCCAAACTGATTCTCTGGCTGATGCAGTTGGCCGTTTTCCGGGAGGAAGCTTGGATGGAACTGACTTTCCGGATCGATTCCAGTTTCTTTCTCCTGGTGGCGTATTTCTTTTTCCTGCTGCTGGATGCAATCTTGACCGTCTGGGCGATTGTGATCCTTGCCGGTGCCGTGTCCGAAGCCCATGAGTTTCCCCTTTGGAAGGGATGGTTGCTGGTTCTGACCGGGATTGGTCTGGGCTGTGTTCAAATACGGATTTAA
- a CDS encoding pre-toxin TG domain-containing protein — translation MGGSNGFGATPGVPPAASGTSPSSSGSASGNPTSGGNSSASSSQAESGEEGWLSGLWNKTKDYVASGQILKDAAYVGKETLDFLILDDLSGCFTGKDTDGNRLAGWERGLSCVSLVPAAKWVKLGKYADEALAFAGKLDDKLAKTRLGEGIQTAKRKLEDLFSRGKQVACGCNSRNGFLKNIKPPAQNTDEAYEFYFETVLGKRLKRVKGTDLALPNSPVKIPEQVLEQLMRDGRIRSGVPHELDNYIKNYKPKKIQLEKDLIVIIDKQSMKHILEGHHPKYFDPNSRYRYKQGKVKSVKETTLFPKNMTEKDIEQVLIKILQQEKNEISRLDNETPYWAGFQMGSNQKGQKDIIVDGKKYTVGFQQEFVSNGMRYRRVGQFYPKVK, via the coding sequence TTGGGCGGTTCCAACGGATTCGGCGCAACTCCGGGTGTGCCCCCGGCAGCAAGCGGCACCTCTCCTTCCAGCTCCGGGAGCGCGTCGGGGAATCCAACATCCGGCGGTAATTCTTCCGCCTCTTCATCCCAAGCGGAGTCCGGAGAAGAAGGCTGGCTTTCCGGCTTGTGGAACAAAACGAAAGACTATGTGGCCTCCGGACAAATCCTGAAGGATGCCGCTTATGTCGGAAAAGAGACGCTGGATTTTCTCATACTGGATGATTTGTCCGGGTGTTTCACCGGGAAAGACACCGACGGCAACCGATTGGCCGGATGGGAGCGCGGCCTCAGTTGTGTTTCCCTGGTTCCCGCGGCCAAATGGGTCAAACTCGGAAAGTATGCCGATGAAGCCCTCGCCTTTGCCGGCAAATTGGATGACAAATTGGCGAAAACTCGCCTCGGCGAAGGCATACAAACGGCGAAGAGGAAACTGGAGGATCTGTTTAGCCGAGGGAAACAGGTTGCCTGTGGGTGCAATTCCCGAAACGGCTTTCTGAAAAATATCAAGCCCCCGGCACAAAACACCGATGAAGCCTATGAATTCTACTTTGAAACCGTTTTGGGGAAACGACTGAAAAGGGTAAAGGGAACGGATTTGGCATTGCCGAATTCCCCGGTAAAAATCCCTGAACAAGTTCTGGAGCAATTGATGAGGGACGGAAGGATTAGAAGTGGTGTTCCTCATGAACTGGATAATTATATAAAGAATTATAAACCCAAGAAGATTCAGCTGGAAAAAGACTTGATTGTAATCATAGATAAACAATCTATGAAGCACATCCTCGAGGGTCACCACCCGAAATATTTTGATCCTAACTCTCGATACAGATATAAACAAGGAAAAGTAAAATCAGTGAAAGAAACCACTTTGTTTCCCAAAAATATGACTGAAAAGGATATTGAACAAGTTCTTATAAAGATCCTCCAACAGGAAAAGAATGAAATATCCAGATTGGATAATGAGACACCTTACTGGGCTGGTTTTCAGATGGGCAGTAATCAAAAGGGTCAGAAAGATATCATCGTAGACGGGAAAAAATATACTGTCGGTTTTCAGCAAGAGTTTG
- a CDS encoding DUF7660 family protein: MDIDEMVDKVETREELIEFLEALMEDVRKNRAEWRGNDKLDYFLDGVSGWLANLEGWCKNNNIPLPEQPTWRLVAQMFMAGKYFS; the protein is encoded by the coding sequence ATGGATATCGATGAAATGGTTGATAAAGTTGAAACGAGGGAAGAACTAATAGAATTTCTGGAAGCACTTATGGAAGACGTGAGAAAAAACCGTGCAGAGTGGAGAGGGAATGATAAGCTGGATTATTTTTTGGATGGGGTATCGGGATGGTTAGCAAACTTGGAAGGATGGTGCAAGAACAATAATATTCCTCTTCCTGAACAACCTACCTGGCGGTTAGTTGCTCAGATGTTTATGGCAGGCAAATACTTTTCATAA
- a CDS encoding pre-toxin TG domain-containing protein, with the protein METSAPKPRLGPQGLPDDGICNHHRRGGALHRSFVHDHIGWKRPDPVGHGGKGPGNHPGPTARGKCSSREHFWVGDSISGNPETDGSPDVGIPPELGGSNGFGATPGVPPAASGTSSSSSGSGSGNPTSGSNSSASSSQAESGEEGWLSGLWNKTKDYMASGQILKDAAHIGKETLDFLILDDVSGCFTGKDTDGNQLAGWERGLSCVSLVPAAKWAKFGKYADEVFAFASKLDDKLASTRLGEGMRTAKRKLEDLFGRGKQVACGCNSRNHFLENVRHPSQNTDEAYEAYFETILGKRLRRVKATDLASPNSPVNIPGEVLGQWIKDGRVKRGIPRKLDNYIKNYKPQKIQLDKDLIVTIDKDAMKYILEGHHPKHFNPKARIKHNGNVKEKNTLFPKNMTEKDVEQLLIKIVQQERDVISKWPSTRGFQLGKKVKGKGKDIIVDGIKYVIGFQEEVISNGMRYRRVGQFYPIVDLPDK; encoded by the coding sequence TTGGAAACGTCTGCGCCGAAGCCGCGGCTGGGCCCGCAGGGGCTCCCCGACGATGGAATATGTAATCATCATCGCCGTGGGGGCGCTCTTCACCGGTCTTTTGTACATGACCATATCGGATGGAAAAGGCCTGATCCAGTCGGCCATGGAGGAAAAGGTCCGGGAAATCATCCAGGGCCAACTGCCCGAGGGAAATGTTCCTCCCGGGAACACTTCTGGGTTGGCGATTCCATCAGTGGGAATCCGGAGACAGACGGTTCTCCTGATGTCGGTATTCCTCCGGAGTTGGGCGGTTCCAACGGATTCGGCGCAACTCCGGGTGTGCCCCCGGCAGCAAGCGGTACCTCTTCTTCCAGCTCCGGGAGCGGGTCGGGAAATCCAACATCCGGCAGTAATTCTTCCGCATCTTCATCCCAAGCGGAGTCCGGAGAAGAAGGCTGGCTATCCGGGTTGTGGAACAAAACGAAAGACTATATGGCCTCCGGACAAATCCTGAAGGATGCCGCCCATATCGGGAAAGAGACACTGGATTTTCTCATTTTGGATGATGTATCCGGGTGTTTCACCGGGAAAGACACCGACGGCAACCAACTGGCCGGCTGGGAGCGCGGTCTTAGTTGTGTTTCCCTGGTTCCCGCGGCCAAATGGGCCAAATTCGGGAAATATGCCGACGAGGTCTTCGCCTTTGCCAGCAAGCTGGATGACAAACTGGCAAGCACTCGCTTGGGCGAGGGCATGCGAACGGCGAAGAGGAAGCTGGAGGATCTGTTCGGCCGGGGGAAACAGGTTGCCTGTGGGTGCAATTCTCGAAATCATTTTCTGGAAAATGTTAGGCACCCGTCACAAAATACCGATGAAGCTTATGAAGCCTACTTTGAAACCATTCTGGGGAAACGACTAAGACGCGTAAAAGCAACTGATTTGGCTTCACCAAATTCTCCGGTGAACATCCCTGGAGAAGTTCTGGGTCAATGGATAAAGGACGGGAGGGTCAAAAGGGGAATTCCCCGAAAATTAGACAATTATATAAAAAATTATAAACCACAAAAAATTCAATTGGATAAAGACCTGATTGTAACTATTGATAAAGATGCCATGAAGTACATCCTTGAGGGTCATCATCCGAAACACTTTAATCCGAAAGCTCGAATCAAACACAATGGGAATGTAAAGGAAAAGAATACTCTGTTTCCCAAAAATATGACTGAAAAGGATGTTGAACAACTTCTAATAAAGATTGTTCAACAGGAAAGAGATGTAATATCCAAGTGGCCTAGTACACGTGGATTTCAGTTGGGTAAAAAAGTTAAAGGTAAAGGCAAAGACATCATTGTCGATGGGATAAAATATGTCATTGGGTTTCAGGAAGAGGTTATTTCAAATGGAATGCGTTATCGAAGAGTTGGGCAATTTTATCCGATAGTCGATTTACCCGATAAATGA